A single genomic interval of Halorubrum aethiopicum harbors:
- a CDS encoding aminotransferase class III-fold pyridoxal phosphate-dependent enzyme has translation MDRDTVTPEVTEFPGERAQEWVDYHHRSAAPSTYVYEFVWDRTAPATGPFCTDVDGNVLMDFTSHVAAAPLGYNNPLITEPLEEFGVVDPTKIAGQDFYVSDGKPPGEATPGPADLMDRLTDITSHYDMDTVFLSNSGAEAVENAIKISYDDADGAKYAITFEGAFHGRTLGALSLNRSKSVYRRDYPEMSGVHDVPYCDDRTCSADTCSCGFFAGGESKLREKLDPKSGHIDPDEVAYLIVEPIQGEGGYRFPSEAFTDEIADLVEEHDITLIADEIQSGLGRTGEMWGADNYALEPDVITSAKGLRVGATVSRSDVFPEETGRISSTWGAGDVVGALQGSLTIDAILEEGLMENASERGRQFLEVMRDADPEGVVDVRGKGLMLAVEFDTTDRRDEVVDRAVRHGLLTLACGQKVIRILPPMDVTEREIELGCELLTTAIEDVA, from the coding sequence ATGGACCGTGACACGGTAACACCCGAAGTGACCGAGTTCCCGGGCGAGCGAGCCCAGGAGTGGGTCGACTACCACCACCGATCGGCGGCCCCGAGCACCTACGTCTACGAGTTCGTCTGGGACCGCACCGCGCCCGCGACGGGTCCCTTCTGTACCGACGTCGACGGCAACGTCCTCATGGACTTCACGAGCCACGTCGCCGCCGCGCCGCTCGGGTACAACAACCCGCTCATCACCGAACCGCTCGAGGAGTTCGGCGTGGTCGACCCGACGAAGATCGCGGGCCAGGACTTCTACGTCTCCGACGGCAAGCCGCCGGGCGAGGCGACGCCCGGCCCCGCCGACCTCATGGACCGGCTCACGGACATCACCTCCCACTACGACATGGACACCGTCTTCCTCTCGAACTCCGGGGCGGAGGCGGTCGAGAACGCGATCAAGATCTCCTACGACGACGCCGACGGCGCGAAGTACGCGATCACCTTCGAGGGCGCGTTCCACGGTCGGACCCTCGGCGCGCTGTCTCTCAACCGCTCGAAGTCCGTCTACCGCCGGGACTACCCCGAGATGAGCGGCGTCCACGACGTGCCGTACTGCGACGACCGGACCTGCTCGGCCGACACCTGCTCGTGCGGCTTCTTCGCCGGCGGCGAGTCCAAACTGCGCGAGAAGCTCGACCCGAAGTCCGGCCACATCGACCCCGACGAGGTCGCGTACCTCATCGTGGAGCCGATCCAGGGCGAGGGGGGCTACCGGTTCCCCTCCGAGGCGTTCACCGACGAGATCGCGGACCTCGTCGAGGAGCACGACATCACCCTCATCGCCGACGAGATCCAGTCCGGACTCGGCCGCACCGGCGAGATGTGGGGCGCGGACAACTACGCGCTCGAGCCCGACGTGATCACGAGCGCGAAGGGGCTCCGCGTCGGCGCGACCGTCTCCCGCTCGGACGTGTTCCCCGAGGAGACCGGGAGGATCTCCTCGACGTGGGGTGCCGGCGACGTCGTCGGCGCGCTCCAGGGGTCGCTCACGATCGACGCCATCCTCGAGGAGGGGCTCATGGAGAACGCGAGCGAGCGCGGTCGACAGTTCCTCGAGGTCATGCGCGACGCCGATCCCGAGGGCGTCGTGGACGTGCGCGGCAAGGGGCTGATGCTCGCCGTCGAGTTCGACACCACCGACCGCCGCGACGAGGTGGTCGACCGGGCGGTCCGACACGGGCTTCTTACCCTCGCGTGCGGCCAGAAGGTGATCCGGATCCTCCCACCGATGGACGTCACCGAACGCGAGATCGAACTCGGCTGTGAGCTGTTGACGACCGCGATCGAGGACGTCGCCTGA
- a CDS encoding MBL fold metallo-hydrolase: MDVEFLGGAREVGRSAVLVDDSLLLDYGLLTADPPQYPIRDPEPDAVVVSHGHLDHVGAVPALLKGDRRPPIHWTPPTADLARVLARDTLKLHGNSPLCPFSEEHVARLGEAEVRHGYGEPFAVAGGVDGGGYELTFLNAGHIPGSAHVLVDDGDTRLLYTGDFHTDDQRLVSGTTARPDADAVICESTYADVTHEDRAAVEARWAERVRTTIWEGGTVVAPAFAIGRTQELLLVAAANDLYPYVDGMGIEVTRLLRRHPEFLRDAEALRRATGAARFVTGRDGQRERIAADNALVITTSGMLAGGPIHSYLPRIRTNPTNAVTLTGYQVEGTPGRELQEHGRLELNGQVRPVSARVDSFDFSAHADREGLESFLDDYRDARVLVNHGDRCEAFAEDLRTEGVEASAPELGERVEL; this comes from the coding sequence ATGGACGTCGAGTTCCTCGGCGGGGCCCGCGAGGTCGGCCGGAGCGCGGTCCTCGTCGACGACTCGCTGCTTCTCGACTACGGCCTGCTGACGGCCGACCCGCCGCAGTACCCGATCCGCGACCCCGAACCCGACGCGGTCGTGGTCTCGCACGGCCACCTCGACCACGTCGGCGCGGTGCCGGCGCTTCTGAAAGGCGACCGGCGGCCGCCGATCCACTGGACGCCGCCGACCGCCGACCTCGCGCGGGTCCTCGCGCGCGACACGCTGAAGCTCCACGGGAACAGTCCCCTGTGTCCCTTCTCCGAGGAACACGTCGCCCGCCTCGGCGAGGCGGAGGTGCGCCACGGCTACGGGGAGCCGTTCGCGGTCGCGGGCGGGGTCGACGGCGGCGGATACGAACTGACGTTTCTCAACGCGGGCCACATCCCCGGCTCCGCGCACGTGCTCGTGGACGACGGCGACACCCGTCTCCTGTACACCGGCGACTTCCACACCGACGACCAGCGACTGGTGTCGGGGACGACGGCGCGGCCCGACGCCGACGCCGTGATCTGCGAGTCGACCTACGCGGACGTGACCCACGAGGACCGCGCCGCGGTCGAGGCGCGCTGGGCGGAGCGCGTGCGGACGACGATCTGGGAGGGCGGCACCGTCGTCGCGCCCGCGTTCGCGATCGGTCGGACCCAGGAGCTGCTGCTCGTCGCCGCCGCCAATGACCTGTACCCCTACGTCGACGGGATGGGGATCGAGGTGACGCGACTGCTCCGCCGGCACCCCGAGTTCCTGCGCGACGCCGAGGCGCTCCGGCGCGCGACGGGGGCGGCGCGGTTCGTGACGGGACGCGACGGCCAGCGCGAGCGGATCGCCGCCGACAACGCCCTCGTGATCACCACGAGCGGGATGCTCGCCGGTGGGCCGATTCACTCGTACCTCCCGAGGATCCGAACGAACCCGACGAACGCGGTGACCCTGACGGGGTACCAGGTCGAGGGGACGCCCGGCCGGGAGCTACAGGAGCACGGACGGCTGGAGTTGAACGGGCAGGTGCGTCCCGTGAGCGCGCGCGTCGATTCTTTCGACTTCTCCGCGCACGCGGACCGGGAGGGACTGGAGTCGTTTCTGGACGACTATCGCGACGCGCGGGTGCTCGTGAACCACGGCGACCGGTGTGAGGCGTTCGCGGAGGACCTCCGGACGGAGGGGGTCGAGGCGAGCGCGCCGGAGTTGGGCGAGCGGGTGGAACTCTGA
- the priS gene encoding DNA primase small subunit PriS, with amino-acid sequence MDDRTREYLQGRFGDYYRKTSLSPPPDAHLREWGHIPWTPGSGTTMVRHQSMYDLGDLDTFFADNAPRHAYFSAARYDDPGASTMSEKGWRSADLVFDLDADHLPGVDPDEATYREMLSACKEALLRLLDFLEDDFAFEDLSVVFSGGRGYHVHVRDESVRELGSEARREVVDYVRAIDLDVDGLIRTVSDRGTTKRVLRTEGGWGARVHEALVEYADDLREMDDEDARERLMELDGIGEGRAETILGAFDRNPDAVREGNVEAGGPGVRRLVSALAARVAATDAAPIDEPVTTDTRRLIRLPGTLHGGSGLVVTPIDRDDLDAFDPLRDAVPDRFVGRDIRIETDEDATVELNGKRVTLQAGENTVPEFAGVFLMARGEARKAPER; translated from the coding sequence ATGGACGATCGGACGCGCGAGTACCTTCAGGGGCGGTTCGGGGACTACTACCGGAAGACCTCGCTGTCGCCGCCGCCGGACGCACACCTCCGCGAGTGGGGACACATCCCGTGGACCCCGGGCTCGGGCACGACGATGGTCCGCCACCAGTCGATGTACGACCTGGGCGACCTCGACACGTTCTTCGCCGACAACGCCCCGCGACACGCGTACTTCTCGGCCGCGCGATACGACGACCCGGGCGCGTCGACCATGTCGGAGAAGGGGTGGCGCTCCGCCGACCTCGTCTTTGACCTCGACGCCGACCACCTCCCGGGGGTGGACCCGGATGAGGCGACCTACCGGGAGATGCTTTCGGCGTGTAAGGAGGCCCTCCTGCGGCTGCTCGACTTCCTCGAGGACGACTTCGCGTTCGAGGACCTCTCCGTGGTCTTCTCCGGCGGACGCGGCTACCACGTCCACGTCCGCGACGAGTCGGTCCGGGAGCTGGGAAGCGAGGCCCGACGGGAGGTCGTCGACTACGTCCGCGCGATAGACCTCGACGTCGACGGGCTGATCCGCACCGTCTCCGACCGCGGAACCACGAAGCGCGTGCTCCGGACCGAGGGCGGCTGGGGGGCGCGCGTCCACGAGGCGCTCGTCGAGTACGCCGACGACCTCCGGGAGATGGACGACGAGGACGCCCGCGAGCGGCTCATGGAACTCGACGGGATCGGCGAGGGCCGCGCCGAGACGATCCTGGGCGCGTTCGACCGCAACCCCGACGCGGTCCGCGAGGGCAACGTCGAGGCCGGCGGGCCGGGCGTGCGCCGGCTCGTCTCCGCGCTCGCCGCCCGGGTGGCCGCGACCGACGCCGCCCCGATCGACGAGCCGGTGACGACCGACACGCGCCGGCTCATCCGCCTGCCCGGAACGCTCCACGGCGGGTCGGGGCTCGTCGTCACGCCGATCGACCGCGACGACCTCGACGCGTTCGACCCGCTTCGCGACGCGGTCCCCGACCGCTTCGTCGGCCGCGACATCCGGATCGAGACCGACGAGGACGCGACGGTAGAATTAAACGGCAAGAGGGTCACACTCCAAGCCGGCGAGAACACCGTACCCGAGTTCGCGGGCGTCTTCCTGATGGCCCGCGGCGAGGCGCGGAAGGCCCCCGAACGATGA
- a CDS encoding DUF998 domain-containing protein, giving the protein MDDEGSVGESIEEPSPIPARVLGAVATLAALGGIALAIRLDPTFSWTADALSDLGVRDRSAPAFNGGLVLGGLAGLGYAAGLWVRARESAASAAGRLRAVVFALAMVAMAGVGVFDLTRALHAPAAVGFYLLVTVVFGIDGLARRDARTGRVALAFVPVHVAVWATFLAGLWPVTGLALPELPGAFMLAAWVWLVGPLPVVRRRSVPSRGGDTDGH; this is encoded by the coding sequence ATGGACGACGAGGGAAGCGTGGGAGAATCGATCGAGGAGCCGTCTCCGATCCCCGCCCGCGTCCTCGGCGCGGTCGCGACGCTCGCCGCGCTGGGCGGGATCGCCCTCGCGATACGCCTCGACCCGACGTTCTCGTGGACGGCGGACGCGCTCTCCGACCTGGGCGTCCGCGACCGGAGCGCCCCGGCGTTCAACGGCGGGTTGGTCCTCGGCGGTCTCGCGGGGCTCGGCTACGCGGCCGGGCTGTGGGTCCGCGCGCGGGAGAGCGCGGCGAGCGCCGCGGGCCGACTTCGGGCGGTCGTCTTCGCGCTCGCGATGGTCGCGATGGCCGGCGTCGGCGTCTTCGATCTCACGAGAGCGCTTCACGCGCCCGCGGCGGTCGGGTTCTACCTGCTCGTCACGGTCGTCTTCGGGATCGACGGGCTGGCGCGGCGAGACGCCCGGACCGGCCGGGTCGCGCTCGCGTTCGTCCCGGTCCACGTCGCCGTCTGGGCGACGTTCCTCGCGGGGCTCTGGCCGGTGACGGGGCTCGCGCTGCCCGAGTTGCCGGGCGCGTTCATGCTCGCGGCGTGGGTGTGGCTCGTCGGTCCCCTGCCGGTGGTCCGCCGGCGTTCCGTCCCGAGTCGCGGCGGCGATACCGACGGACACTAA
- a CDS encoding DNA replication complex subunit Gins51, protein MNLDELRSVQAKERRKDSLQHLRDAFYDDVAAYVSDLRAARDRRAEQVDNPFSDDDVRRMSDELETAEEVAEALYERRVGKVVKLASFAAADMSVETEGMTSQERALFDDLVARIRENKSEVLATLAGDAPPAGGDASPGTPDASPGTPGTPTDPGSSGDPDRQDATDAVPPEVEEPSPPEADDPVPPEAEEPAPPEADPDPDVLAGAMGGDPASSADDGSSSDLRGPTGSTDSAAGSATDAEPGAASTDGGPTPVEPDPAPPGAPGADGSVDGEPASAANGPAPAEADAPSPAADADVPGIDRETVRITRDVGEIFGVDEREYDLASEDVVTLPTANAEPLVERDAAERIE, encoded by the coding sequence ATGAACCTGGACGAACTCCGATCGGTACAGGCGAAGGAACGCCGCAAGGACAGCCTCCAGCACCTGCGGGACGCCTTCTACGACGACGTCGCCGCCTACGTCTCCGACCTGCGCGCCGCGCGCGACCGGCGCGCGGAGCAGGTGGACAACCCCTTCTCCGACGACGACGTCCGGCGGATGTCCGACGAGCTCGAGACCGCGGAGGAGGTCGCGGAGGCGCTGTACGAGCGCCGCGTCGGCAAGGTGGTCAAGCTCGCGTCGTTCGCGGCGGCGGACATGTCCGTCGAGACGGAGGGGATGACGAGCCAGGAGCGCGCGCTCTTCGACGACCTCGTCGCGCGGATCCGCGAGAACAAATCGGAGGTGCTCGCGACGCTGGCCGGCGACGCGCCGCCCGCCGGAGGCGACGCGTCGCCCGGCACGCCCGACGCGTCTCCCGGCACGCCCGGCACTCCCACGGATCCGGGTTCCTCCGGCGATCCCGATCGGCAGGACGCGACGGACGCCGTCCCGCCGGAGGTCGAGGAGCCGTCTCCGCCGGAAGCGGACGATCCGGTCCCGCCCGAGGCCGAGGAGCCGGCCCCGCCGGAAGCCGATCCCGATCCGGACGTGCTCGCCGGAGCGATGGGCGGCGATCCCGCGAGCTCGGCCGACGACGGGTCGTCTTCGGACCTTCGCGGCCCGACCGGTTCGACCGACTCCGCAGCCGGCTCCGCCACCGACGCCGAACCCGGTGCCGCGAGCACCGACGGCGGCCCGACGCCCGTGGAGCCCGACCCCGCGCCCCCCGGCGCGCCGGGCGCGGACGGTTCGGTCGACGGGGAGCCGGCGTCGGCGGCGAACGGGCCGGCCCCGGCCGAGGCGGACGCGCCGTCGCCGGCGGCCGACGCCGACGTGCCGGGGATCGACCGCGAGACGGTCAGGATCACCCGCGACGTCGGCGAGATATTCGGCGTCGACGAGCGCGAGTACGACCTCGCGAGCGAGGACGTCGTCACGCTCCCGACGGCGAACGCGGAGCCGCTCGTCGAGCGGGATGCCGCCGAGCGGATCGAGTGA
- a CDS encoding PadR family transcriptional regulator codes for MYDLTGFQRDLLYVIAGLEEPHGLAIKDELEDYYEKEIHHGRLYPNLDTLVEKGLVEKGQRDRRTNYYTLTRRGRREIDARTEWETTYIEH; via the coding sequence ATGTATGACCTCACGGGTTTCCAGCGCGACTTGCTCTACGTCATCGCCGGCCTCGAAGAGCCGCACGGACTGGCGATAAAGGACGAGCTGGAGGACTACTACGAGAAGGAGATCCACCACGGCCGGCTCTACCCGAACCTGGACACGCTCGTCGAGAAGGGGCTCGTCGAGAAGGGACAGCGCGACCGCCGGACGAACTACTACACGCTCACCCGACGCGGGCGGCGCGAGATAGACGCGCGCACGGAGTGGGAGACCACGTACATCGAGCACTAG
- a CDS encoding DUF7344 domain-containing protein, producing MTFAITTASESNGNGGELSQDEIFEVLSNRRRRFVIHALKRREDPIEVSNLSTHVTAWELDVDPEEVEYEDRRNVYSTLQRTHLPKLEEKDIVDLNEEENVVEPTPALEDLDIYVEALGSKEIPWSLYYVGLAGVAASLLLAVATGAAGFAAFEPLDVGVFTATAFGVSSVVHHVVGRRARLGNTEKPPELRKIE from the coding sequence ATGACATTCGCGATCACCACGGCGAGCGAGTCGAACGGAAACGGGGGTGAACTGTCGCAAGACGAGATATTCGAAGTCCTCTCGAACCGCCGGCGGCGGTTCGTCATCCACGCGCTCAAACGCAGGGAGGACCCGATCGAGGTGTCCAACCTGTCCACGCACGTCACCGCGTGGGAACTCGACGTCGATCCGGAGGAGGTCGAGTACGAGGACCGCCGCAACGTGTACAGCACGCTCCAGCGCACCCACCTGCCGAAACTGGAGGAGAAGGACATCGTGGACCTCAACGAGGAGGAGAACGTGGTCGAGCCGACGCCCGCGCTCGAGGACCTCGACATCTACGTCGAAGCCTTGGGAAGCAAGGAGATCCCGTGGAGCCTCTACTACGTCGGGCTCGCGGGCGTCGCCGCCTCGCTCCTGCTCGCGGTCGCGACCGGCGCGGCGGGGTTCGCCGCGTTCGAACCGCTCGACGTGGGCGTCTTCACCGCCACCGCCTTCGGCGTCTCGTCGGTCGTCCACCACGTCGTCGGCCGCCGCGCCCGCCTCGGCAACACGGAGAAGCCGCCCGAACTCCGAAAGATCGAGTAA
- a CDS encoding serine hydrolase, with protein sequence MSPRHRPSEQTLDRVETFIDDRLVDGDVPGMSLAIVTEDGHCYSKGFGARDLSENAPMTSDTLYGIGSCTKSVTALGVMQLAEQGALDVADPVTEYLPVYEDVPGDPITVHDLLCHGSGMPSDATAVALITRYVTGKSSTTPLSSADDFRRHVESSVDTRVVDEDDPFYYYNSGYTVLGEVIEAVSGTGYREYVRENVLDPLDMDRSTFDREAFDDTDDAMTGYHRDDDGLTEGGFPHDGVIDAPGGLLSSVDEMGRYLRMQMNGGALDGERLVGEDAVSTMHEPYTTRETRLDGTAVEYGYGWMLREFLDDRLVEHGGTVTVSTGYVGFLEEAGIGVAIGANATPEAHPMYVGPAVLAILSGKRPSAVPFFALREKIDRIAGVYESHRGLVEAEVEPAGGTATLSMLDREFSLHPTSTDPDDLTFETVTAAGAREPVEFRPTGEGGVDLRFQRWRLQRTDA encoded by the coding sequence ATGTCACCACGGCACCGTCCGTCGGAGCAGACGCTCGACCGCGTTGAGACGTTCATCGACGACCGTCTCGTCGACGGGGACGTTCCCGGAATGAGTCTGGCGATCGTCACCGAGGACGGCCACTGCTACTCGAAGGGGTTCGGGGCTCGCGACCTCTCGGAGAACGCCCCGATGACGTCGGACACGCTCTACGGCATCGGGTCCTGTACGAAGTCCGTCACGGCGCTCGGGGTCATGCAACTCGCCGAGCAGGGGGCACTCGACGTCGCCGATCCGGTGACCGAGTACCTGCCGGTCTACGAGGACGTTCCGGGCGATCCGATCACGGTCCACGATCTGCTGTGTCACGGGTCCGGAATGCCGAGCGACGCGACGGCCGTCGCGCTCATCACCCGGTACGTCACTGGGAAGTCGTCGACGACTCCACTCAGCAGCGCGGACGACTTCAGGCGTCACGTCGAGAGCTCGGTCGACACGCGCGTGGTCGACGAGGACGACCCGTTCTACTACTACAACTCCGGATACACCGTGCTTGGCGAGGTGATCGAGGCCGTCTCCGGGACGGGATACCGGGAGTACGTGCGGGAGAACGTGCTCGACCCGCTTGACATGGACCGGTCCACCTTCGACCGTGAGGCGTTCGACGACACGGACGACGCGATGACGGGCTACCATCGGGACGACGACGGGCTGACCGAGGGAGGGTTCCCGCACGACGGGGTCATCGACGCCCCGGGCGGCCTGCTCAGTTCGGTCGACGAGATGGGGCGCTATCTCCGGATGCAGATGAACGGCGGGGCGCTCGACGGCGAACGGCTGGTCGGCGAGGACGCCGTCTCCACGATGCACGAACCGTACACGACGCGGGAAACCCGTCTGGACGGCACCGCAGTGGAGTACGGCTACGGCTGGATGCTCCGGGAGTTCCTCGACGACCGGCTCGTCGAACACGGGGGGACGGTCACCGTCTCGACCGGGTACGTCGGATTCCTCGAGGAGGCGGGGATCGGCGTCGCCATCGGGGCGAACGCGACCCCCGAAGCACACCCCATGTACGTCGGGCCGGCGGTTCTCGCGATCCTGTCGGGGAAACGGCCCAGCGCCGTCCCGTTCTTCGCGCTCCGCGAGAAGATCGACCGGATCGCGGGCGTCTACGAGTCACACCGGGGTCTGGTGGAAGCCGAGGTCGAACCGGCCGGCGGCACCGCGACGCTCTCGATGCTCGATCGGGAGTTCAGCCTCCACCCGACCTCGACCGATCCGGACGATCTGACCTTCGAGACCGTGACCGCCGCGGGTGCCCGCGAGCCGGTCGAGTTCAGACCCACCGGCGAGGGAGGCGTAGATCTCCGCTTCCAGCGGTGGCGGCTACAGCGGACCG